In Crassostrea angulata isolate pt1a10 chromosome 4, ASM2561291v2, whole genome shotgun sequence, one genomic interval encodes:
- the LOC128180461 gene encoding von Hippel-Lindau disease tumor suppressor-like → MAEGDGESSKTKEIQDQKPRSLNNDISTYVRFKNRCDRIATLFWFDFKGELVRYSILKKGEFIDMNTYVTHPWCARETVTNDRLVVDKRPVYYPTEGQFDTYRLVYIDIPVYSLRERCKQIIWKAFPDIDPKTLDIPRVLSRELDAKKTVSYTDYKGLHQT, encoded by the exons ATGGCCGAAGGAGACGGAGAATCGtctaaaacaaaagaaattcagGACCAGAAGCCGCGCTCTCTGAATAATGACATCTCGACGTACGTGCGCTTCAAGAACCGGTGTGACAGAATTGCTACCTTGTTCTGGTTTGATTTCAAAGGGGAGTTAGTGAGGTACTCCATATTAAAGAAGGGGGAGTTTATAGACATGAACACCTATGTGACACATCCTTGGTGTGCGAGGGAGACGGTGACGAATGACCGCCTGGTAGTGGACAAACGACCCGTGTACTACCCCACGGAGGGACAGTTCGACACCTACCGGCTGGTGTACATCGACATCCCAG TTTATTCTTTGCGGGAAAGGTGCAAACAGATAATATGGAAGGCGTTTCCCGACATTGACCCTAAAACTTTAGATATACCTCGTGTACTTTCTCGTGAACTGGACGCCAAGAAAACGGTGTCATACACCGACTATAAAGGACTCCATCAAACATGA
- the LOC128180439 gene encoding monocarboxylate transporter 5-like, which translates to MPTEQTSRRPIDRGWAWVVLAATTVQFFIFIGFLKSFGIFFVAYLQKYDATSSDISTVISIQTLVGTITSVFVLAFAVQFLSERTLVMFGAFLTAVSQVGNAFAPNIPVLMFTQGALFGMGSAISQLSVTLILTNYFDKRRGFANSFANVGGSAGGLIWPVLLKKSLDNLGLQYTLLVIAGVFLQVVVCGALLRPLPPKKTRNSTFVTYDISEESEVTTEDESSKQTMNLYEKPKQAHTLPNFKKTGYKPDLKTGRRRTKSENCTNCNETPYLARTTSSMQDLQENIQKLYVSPSLQGLGFMPASKGKETDEEHPSKEEANCDNLNQWFNLALFKNPLFYIFTVSSILISSAAALPVNYIPPFARDFGVSDGDIAILVTVASACDFVSRFCLVFIADSKTLKRHHILAVSMFMNGLACLFAPLYTTFPTLMVYSVVYGVFGQTYFSLFPVVIVDFLGLANLRHGLTTITLTMGISIGVSSVIIGELRDFTGSYLSSFYYMGVSAVIASIILLMEPLGRKMMKKSKDADITEKQNMLNLTEKQ; encoded by the exons ATGCCGACGGAGCAGACATCAAGGCGACCCATAGACAGAGGATGGGCATGGGTCGTACTAGCCG CAACTACTGTTCAGTTCTTTATCTTCATCGGATTCTTGAAGAGCTTTGGGATATTTTTTGTTGCGTACCTGCAGAAATATGACGCAACTTCCTCTGACATTTCTACGGTTATCTCCATTCAGACGCTGGTCGGCACTATTACAT ctGTTTTTGTCTTAGCATTTGCTGTTCAATTCTTGAGCGAGAGAACGCTGGTCATGTTTGGAGCGTTCCTAACAGCCGTGTCACAAGTCGGTAACGCTTTTGCGCCAAATATTCCTGTTCTGATGTTTACACAAGGAGCTCTTTTTG GAATGGGTAGTGCCATCTCCCAACTATCAGTAACGTTGATCCTTACCAATTACTTTGACAAGCGGCGAGGCTTTGCCAACAGTTTTGCAAACGTAGGAGGTAGTGCTGGCGGCCTCATCTGGCCagttttgttgaaaaaatcattagacAACTTGGGTCTCCAATACACTTTATTGGTGATCGCGGGTGTTTTCTTACAAGTCGTTGTCTGTGGAGCATTGCTTCGACCCCTGCCGCCAAAAAAGACTCGGAATTCGACATTTGTCACATACGACATCAGTGAGGAGTCTGAAGTTACAACAGAAGACGAGTCGTCAAAACAAACCatgaatttatatgaaaaaccAAAACAGGCCCATACTTTGCCGAATTTTAAGAAAACCGGTTATAAACCTGATTTAAAGACGGGAAGAAGAAGAACAAAATCAGAAAACTGCACAAATTGTAATGAAACTCCATATCTTGCTAGAACAACATCTAGTATGCAGGACTTGCAAGAAAATATCCAGAAATTGTATGTTTCGCCGTCACTTCAGGGGTTGGGTTTTATGCCTGCAAGCAAAGGTAAAGAAACAGACGAAGAACATCCCTCAAAAGAAGAAGCTAACTGTGATAATCTAAACCAATGGTTTAACCTTGCTCTGTTTAAAAACCCCCTTTTCTACATCTTTACGGTCAgctccattttaatttcatccgCGGCAGCTTTACCAGTTAACTACATCCCACCATTCGCGCGTGACTTTGGAGTAAGCGATGGTGACATAGCTATCTTAGTGACGGTGGCTTCTGCTTGCGACTTTGTCAGTAGATTTTGTCTTGTTTTCATCGCTGACAGCAAGACTCTGAAGAGACACCATATTCTGGCCGTGAGCATGTTTATGAACGGACTGGCCTGTCTCTTTGCGCCGCTCTACACCACCTTCCCCACCCTGATGGTTTACTCTGTGGTATACGGTGTGTTCGGCCAGACTTACTTTTCATTGTTTCCTGTGGTCATTGTCGATTTCCTAGGACTAGCTAATCTCCGCCATGGTCTGACCACTATAACTTTAACTATGGGAATCTCCATTGGCGTGTCTTCAGTGATAATAG GTGAATTACGGGACTTTACCGGATCCTATCTGAGTTCATTCTACTACATGGGAGTTTCTGCTGTTATAGCTAGCATTATTTTGCTTATGGAACCTTTGGGTAGAAAGATGATGAAGAAAAGCAAAGATGCAGATATCACCGAAAAACAGAACATGCTAAATCTGAccgaaaaacaataa